A single region of the Streptomyces caelestis genome encodes:
- the topA gene encoding type I DNA topoisomerase, with translation MSPTSETAQGGRRLVIVESPAKAKTIKGYLGPGYVVEASVGHIRDLPNGAAEVPEKYTGEVRRLGVDVEHDFEPIYVVNADKKAQVKKLKDLLKDSDELFLATDEDREGEAIAWHLQEVLKPKVPVKRMVFHEITKAAIQAAVANPRELNQKLVDAQETRRILDRLYGYEVSPVLWKKVMPRLSAGRVQSVATRLVVERERERIAFRSAEYWDLTGTFATGRAGDLSDPSSLVARLQTVDGRRVAQGRDFDSLGQLKSANTLHLDEANARALAAALENTSFAVRSVESKPYRRSPYAPFRTTTLQQEASRKLGFGAKATMQIAQKLYENGYITYMRTDSTTLSDTAIAAARAQVTQLYGADYLPPQPRTYAGKVKNAQEAHEAIRPSGDRFRTPAETGLTGDQFKLYELIWKRTVASQMKDATGNSVTVKIGGTAADGRDVEFSASGKTITFHGFLKAYVEGADDPNAELDDRERRLPQVTQGDALSAEEITVDGHATKPPARYTEASLVKELEEREIGRPSTYASIIGTILDRGYVFKKGTALVPSFLSFAVVNLLEKHFGRLVDYDFTAKMEDDLDRIARGEAQAVPWLRRFYFGEGTSNGSAADAGNGDGDHLGGLKELVTDLGAIDAREVSSFPVANGIVLRVGRYGPYIERGEKDTEQHQRADIPDDLAPDELTVDLAEELLAKPSGDYELGTDPATGHTVVAKDGRYGPYVTEILPEGTPKTGKNAVKPRTASLFKSMSLDTVTLDDALKLMSLPRVVGTDAEGQEITAQNGRYGPYLKKGTDSRSLQSEEQLFTITLEEALAIYAQPKQRGRAAAKPPLKELGTDPVSEKPVVVKDGRFGPYVTDGETNATLRSGDSVETITPERGFELLAEKRAKAPAKKTAKKAAKKAPAKKAPAKKTTAAKKTVAKKTTTAKKATAKKTTTAKKTAAKTATASEPAED, from the coding sequence TTGTCCCCGACCAGCGAGACCGCACAGGGCGGCCGCCGACTCGTCATCGTCGAGTCGCCTGCCAAGGCGAAGACGATCAAGGGCTACCTGGGCCCCGGCTACGTAGTCGAGGCGAGCGTCGGGCACATCCGCGACCTTCCCAACGGCGCCGCCGAGGTGCCCGAGAAGTACACCGGCGAGGTCCGTCGCCTCGGTGTCGACGTCGAACACGACTTCGAGCCGATCTATGTCGTCAACGCCGACAAGAAGGCGCAGGTCAAGAAGCTCAAGGACCTGCTGAAGGACTCCGACGAGCTCTTCCTCGCCACCGATGAGGACCGCGAGGGCGAGGCCATCGCCTGGCACCTCCAGGAGGTGCTCAAGCCCAAGGTCCCGGTCAAGCGGATGGTCTTCCACGAGATCACCAAGGCCGCGATCCAGGCCGCTGTCGCCAACCCGCGCGAGCTGAACCAGAAGCTGGTCGACGCCCAGGAGACCCGCCGCATCCTCGACCGCCTCTACGGCTACGAGGTCTCGCCGGTCCTGTGGAAGAAGGTCATGCCGCGGCTGTCCGCCGGCCGTGTCCAGTCGGTCGCCACACGACTCGTCGTGGAGCGGGAACGCGAGCGCATCGCCTTTCGTTCGGCTGAGTACTGGGACCTGACGGGCACCTTCGCGACCGGCCGCGCGGGAGACCTGTCGGACCCGTCGTCGCTGGTCGCGCGCCTGCAGACCGTCGACGGCAGGCGGGTCGCGCAGGGCCGCGACTTCGACTCCCTGGGACAGCTGAAGAGCGCGAACACCCTCCACCTCGACGAGGCGAACGCCCGCGCCCTGGCCGCCGCCCTGGAGAACACGAGCTTCGCGGTCCGGTCCGTCGAGTCCAAGCCGTACCGCCGCTCGCCGTACGCCCCGTTCCGTACGACGACGTTGCAGCAGGAGGCCAGCCGCAAGCTCGGCTTCGGTGCGAAGGCGACGATGCAGATCGCGCAGAAGCTGTACGAGAACGGCTACATCACCTACATGCGTACGGACTCCACGACGCTGAGCGACACGGCCATCGCCGCCGCCCGCGCCCAGGTCACGCAGCTGTACGGCGCCGACTACCTGCCGCCGCAGCCGAGGACGTACGCCGGGAAGGTCAAGAACGCGCAGGAGGCCCACGAGGCGATCCGGCCCTCGGGTGATCGTTTCCGCACCCCTGCCGAGACCGGACTGACCGGCGACCAGTTCAAGCTGTACGAGCTGATCTGGAAGCGGACCGTCGCCTCCCAGATGAAGGACGCGACCGGCAACAGTGTCACGGTGAAGATCGGCGGCACGGCGGCCGACGGCCGGGACGTCGAGTTCAGCGCGTCCGGCAAGACGATCACGTTCCACGGCTTCCTCAAGGCATACGTCGAGGGCGCCGACGACCCGAACGCCGAGCTCGACGACCGCGAGCGCCGGCTGCCCCAGGTCACCCAGGGCGACGCCCTGAGCGCCGAGGAGATCACGGTCGACGGGCACGCCACGAAGCCCCCGGCCCGCTACACCGAGGCCTCCCTGGTCAAGGAGCTGGAAGAGCGCGAGATCGGCCGCCCGTCGACGTACGCGTCGATCATCGGCACGATCCTGGACCGCGGCTACGTGTTCAAGAAGGGCACGGCCCTGGTGCCGTCCTTCCTGTCCTTCGCCGTGGTCAACCTCCTGGAGAAGCACTTCGGGCGGCTCGTCGACTACGACTTCACCGCCAAGATGGAGGACGACCTCGACCGCATCGCCCGCGGTGAGGCACAGGCCGTGCCGTGGCTGAGGCGGTTCTACTTCGGCGAGGGCACGTCCAACGGCAGCGCGGCCGACGCCGGCAACGGCGACGGGGACCACCTCGGCGGCCTCAAGGAGCTGGTGACCGACCTGGGCGCGATCGACGCGCGCGAGGTGTCGTCGTTCCCGGTGGCCAACGGCATCGTGCTGCGGGTCGGCCGTTACGGGCCGTACATCGAGCGTGGCGAGAAGGACACCGAGCAGCACCAGCGCGCCGACATCCCGGACGACCTGGCGCCGGACGAGCTGACCGTCGACCTCGCGGAGGAGCTGCTCGCCAAGCCGAGCGGTGACTACGAGCTGGGTACCGACCCGGCCACCGGTCACACGGTCGTCGCCAAGGACGGCCGCTACGGCCCGTACGTGACGGAGATCCTCCCCGAGGGCACCCCGAAGACGGGCAAGAACGCGGTCAAGCCGCGCACGGCGTCCCTGTTCAAGTCGATGTCCCTGGACACGGTGACCCTCGACGACGCCCTGAAGCTGATGTCGCTGCCGCGTGTGGTCGGCACGGACGCCGAGGGCCAGGAGATCACCGCGCAGAACGGCCGCTACGGCCCGTACCTGAAGAAGGGCACGGACTCGCGTTCGCTCCAGTCCGAGGAGCAGCTCTTCACGATCACGCTGGAGGAGGCGCTGGCGATCTACGCCCAGCCGAAGCAGCGTGGCCGGGCGGCCGCCAAGCCGCCGCTGAAGGAGCTGGGCACCGACCCGGTCAGCGAGAAGCCCGTCGTCGTCAAGGACGGCCGCTTCGGGCCGTACGTCACCGACGGGGAGACCAACGCGACCCTGCGCTCCGGCGACAGCGTCGAGACGATCACCCCGGAGCGCGGCTTCGAGCTGCTCGCCGAGAAGCGCGCGAAGGCCCCGGCCAAGAAGACCGCGAAGAAGGCGGCCAAGAAGGCCCCGGCCAAGAAGGCTCCGGCGAAGAAGACCACGGCGGCCAAGAAGACCGTGGCGAAGAAGACCACGACCGCGAAGAAGGCGACGGCCAAGAAGACCACCACCGCGAAGAAGACGGCCGCCAAGACGGCGACCGCCTCGGAGCCGGCGGAGGACTGA
- the tmk gene encoding dTMP kinase codes for MTRAEHPTASQPAPDDALVADSRERAVRALLRRPQLRRLWSAQLVGGVGDTLALLVLVVLALQAAVAEGSFGGGYRGVAFAVATVFGVRILATLLFGAVLLGPLTALTSQDGPLDRRWTMVGADGLRATLLIVAPLWIDWTPEDALAILLVTAFVTGVAERFWTVCRESAAPALLPPPPPEGATVRPLPDHMDALRRLSLRTGFASIPLAAVALVVAALFNNLLGAGVDWFGEHQAALASYVAAGLFAASLSVLTFLELPGTRTPRARSPLEGLRRPKTTTGADKGRTGVMPLLVLACAAVAAAVSAAVAVAVLHAKDLGGGPVLYGLFVAALTGGVVVGIRTAPSLLPALSRRRLLALAIAFTGVALLAAGLVPDVTSVLLILALAGVGAGMAANIGHILLDQETEEYRRSRTTEHLHAVVRVCVALGAVIAPLVAAGIGPHRLESGKFVFAHGGAAFMLMLAGALLLPVAALVLAKVDDRSGVPLRQDLRDALLRGDDPEQAPAASGFFIALEGGDGAGKSTQAEALAEWIRGKGHEVVLTREPGATPVGKRLRSILLDVSSEGLSHRAEALLYAADRAEHIDTVVRPALERGAVVISDRYIDSSVAYQGAGRDLSPTEIARINRWATNGLVPHLTVLLDVAPETARERFTEAPDRLESEPAEFHARVRAGFLTLAAADAGRYLVVDAGQEPEAVTTVIRHRLDQVLPLSEAEIKAQEEARKKAEEEARRKAEEEAARKAEEERLERERQEQLARLRAEEEERKRRELEEAQRREAERQAEEARRRAEEARRKAEEERARLLAEEKARAEEEARRKAEEERRRQQAEEEARLRAEAEALRVEKQRKAEEALLRAEEARRLAEAAAAAAEAGPKRTAPRGVAGSTVAQDAATVPTPVVKPGGAADDTTVLRPVRDEEQGPGRTSGGSDADVTAELPIPPVPPGAGEETEVLPPVHPRSASGSGDETEVLPRVPSGAGDETAPPVRPGDADETAVLPPVRPGDDDETAVLPPVRGDEPADRVPPGYFREDAPAARPDGEGRTRELPQVDAEGRPRRRSDWAEETPLDDLPSLADELLGPHEEEPDDGRGRRGKGGRGR; via the coding sequence ATGACGCGAGCCGAGCATCCAACGGCCTCTCAGCCGGCCCCCGACGACGCCCTGGTCGCGGACTCCCGCGAGCGTGCCGTCCGCGCCCTGCTGCGCCGTCCGCAGTTGAGGCGGTTGTGGAGCGCACAGCTCGTGGGCGGCGTGGGCGACACCCTCGCCCTTCTCGTGCTGGTCGTCCTAGCTCTCCAAGCAGCCGTCGCCGAGGGCTCGTTCGGGGGCGGCTATCGCGGCGTGGCGTTCGCAGTGGCGACCGTTTTCGGGGTGCGCATCCTGGCGACGCTCCTGTTCGGCGCCGTGCTCCTCGGCCCGCTCACCGCGCTCACCTCCCAGGACGGTCCGCTGGATCGCCGCTGGACCATGGTGGGCGCGGACGGGCTGCGCGCGACGCTGCTCATCGTCGCCCCGCTGTGGATCGACTGGACGCCCGAGGACGCGCTGGCCATCCTCCTCGTCACGGCCTTCGTGACCGGAGTCGCCGAGCGGTTCTGGACGGTGTGCCGCGAGAGCGCGGCCCCCGCGCTGCTGCCGCCCCCGCCGCCGGAAGGCGCGACGGTCCGGCCGCTGCCCGACCACATGGACGCCCTGCGCCGCCTGTCGCTGCGCACCGGCTTCGCCTCGATCCCGCTCGCGGCCGTCGCGCTCGTCGTCGCGGCCCTGTTCAACAACCTGCTGGGCGCCGGCGTCGACTGGTTCGGCGAGCACCAGGCGGCCCTCGCCTCCTACGTGGCGGCGGGGCTGTTCGCCGCGTCCCTGTCCGTGCTGACCTTCCTGGAGCTGCCCGGCACGCGCACCCCGCGCGCGCGGTCGCCGCTCGAGGGGCTGCGCCGCCCGAAGACCACCACCGGCGCCGACAAGGGCCGCACCGGCGTGATGCCGCTGCTGGTGCTGGCCTGCGCGGCCGTCGCCGCCGCGGTGTCCGCCGCCGTCGCCGTGGCCGTGCTGCACGCCAAGGACCTGGGCGGCGGCCCGGTGCTGTACGGGCTGTTCGTGGCCGCGCTGACCGGCGGTGTCGTCGTCGGCATCCGTACGGCGCCCTCGCTGCTGCCCGCCCTCTCGCGCCGCCGGCTGCTCGCGCTGGCCATCGCCTTCACCGGTGTCGCTCTGCTGGCCGCCGGACTCGTCCCGGACGTCACCAGCGTGCTGCTGATCCTCGCGCTGGCCGGCGTCGGCGCGGGCATGGCCGCCAACATCGGGCACATCCTGCTGGACCAGGAGACCGAGGAGTACCGGCGGTCCCGTACGACGGAGCACCTGCACGCGGTCGTCCGCGTGTGCGTGGCGCTCGGTGCGGTGATCGCCCCGCTGGTGGCGGCCGGGATCGGGCCGCACCGGCTGGAGAGCGGCAAGTTCGTCTTCGCGCACGGCGGTGCGGCCTTCATGCTGATGCTGGCCGGTGCCCTGCTGCTGCCGGTGGCCGCGCTGGTGCTGGCCAAGGTCGACGACCGCTCCGGGGTGCCGCTGCGCCAGGATCTGCGCGACGCCCTGCTCCGCGGTGATGACCCGGAGCAGGCGCCCGCCGCCTCCGGGTTCTTCATCGCCCTGGAGGGCGGCGACGGGGCCGGGAAGTCCACGCAGGCCGAGGCGCTCGCCGAGTGGATCCGCGGCAAGGGCCACGAGGTCGTGCTGACGCGCGAGCCGGGGGCGACGCCGGTGGGCAAGCGGCTGCGGTCGATCCTGCTGGACGTGTCGAGCGAGGGCCTGTCGCACCGCGCGGAGGCGTTGCTGTACGCGGCCGACCGGGCCGAGCACATCGACACCGTCGTACGGCCCGCCCTGGAGCGCGGCGCGGTCGTCATCTCCGACCGGTACATCGATTCCTCCGTGGCCTACCAGGGAGCGGGCCGCGACCTGTCGCCGACCGAGATCGCCCGGATCAACCGCTGGGCCACGAACGGGCTGGTGCCGCATCTGACCGTCCTGCTGGACGTCGCTCCGGAGACCGCGCGCGAGCGGTTCACCGAGGCGCCGGACCGGCTGGAGTCGGAGCCGGCCGAGTTCCACGCGCGCGTGCGGGCCGGTTTCCTGACCCTGGCCGCGGCCGACGCCGGGCGGTACCTGGTGGTGGACGCCGGCCAGGAGCCCGAGGCCGTCACGACCGTCATCCGGCACCGGCTCGACCAGGTGCTGCCGCTGTCCGAGGCCGAGATCAAGGCTCAGGAGGAGGCTCGGAAGAAGGCCGAGGAGGAGGCCCGTCGGAAGGCCGAGGAAGAGGCGGCGCGCAAGGCGGAGGAGGAGCGCCTGGAGCGTGAGCGCCAGGAGCAGCTCGCCCGGCTGCGCGCCGAGGAGGAGGAGCGCAAGCGGCGCGAGCTGGAAGAGGCACAGCGCCGCGAGGCCGAACGGCAGGCGGAGGAGGCCCGGCGACGGGCCGAGGAAGCGCGCAGAAAGGCCGAGGAGGAGCGGGCACGGCTCCTCGCGGAGGAGAAGGCCCGCGCCGAGGAGGAGGCCCGGCGCAAGGCCGAGGAGGAGCGCCGCCGCCAGCAGGCCGAGGAGGAGGCCCGGCTGCGTGCCGAGGCCGAGGCGCTTCGCGTGGAGAAGCAGCGCAAGGCCGAGGAGGCCCTGCTGCGGGCCGAGGAGGCGCGGCGTCTGGCGGAGGCGGCGGCCGCTGCCGCGGAGGCCGGGCCGAAGCGCACCGCCCCGCGGGGTGTCGCCGGTTCGACGGTCGCCCAGGACGCGGCGACGGTGCCCACGCCCGTGGTGAAGCCGGGCGGCGCGGCGGACGACACGACCGTGCTGCGCCCGGTGCGGGACGAGGAGCAGGGCCCGGGCCGGACCTCCGGTGGGTCCGATGCCGACGTGACGGCCGAGCTGCCCATACCGCCGGTTCCGCCGGGTGCGGGGGAGGAGACGGAGGTACTGCCGCCGGTCCACCCCAGGTCCGCGTCCGGATCCGGGGACGAGACCGAGGTGCTGCCCCGGGTGCCCTCCGGGGCGGGCGACGAGACGGCGCCTCCGGTCCGGCCGGGGGACGCGGACGAGACGGCCGTGCTGCCTCCGGTCCGGCCGGGGGACGACGATGAGACGGCCGTGCTGCCGCCCGTACGCGGGGACGAACCGGCGGATCGGGTTCCGCCCGGGTACTTCCGCGAGGACGCCCCGGCCGCCCGGCCCGACGGTGAGGGCCGTACGCGGGAGCTGCCCCAGGTCGACGCCGAGGGCCGGCCCCGTCGGCGGTCCGACTGGGCCGAGGAGACGCCGCTGGACGACCTGCCCTCGCTGGCGGACGAGCTGCTCGGACCGCACGAGGAGGAGCCGGACGACGGGCGGGGACGCCGGGGGAAGGGCGGCCGGGGCCGCTGA
- a CDS encoding DNA polymerase III subunit delta', which yields MTVWDDLVGQERVSEQLAAAARDADALVTAAAADAPPPEASKMTHAWLFTGPPGAGRNQAARAFAAALQCVSPDRALGGSPGCGFCDGCHTALIGTHADVTTVAAVGTQILADDMRDTVRKSFTSPANGRWQVILVEDAERLNEKSANAVLKAVEEPAPRTVWLLCAPSIEDVLPTIRSRCRHLNLSTPSVAAIADMLVRREGIEPDVAAAAARATQGHVDRARRLATDPAARERRAAVLRLPLRVDEIGSALKAAQELVDAATEDAKQLAEETDAKETEEMKAALGAAQGGRMPRGTAGVMKDLEDKQKRRRTRTQRDSLDLALTDLTAFYRDVLALQLGSRVAIANADAEDALERLARSSSPESTLRRIEAVAACRDALDRNVAPLLAVEAMTMALRAG from the coding sequence ATGACCGTGTGGGACGACCTCGTCGGGCAGGAGAGGGTCAGCGAGCAGCTGGCCGCCGCCGCCCGGGACGCCGACGCCCTGGTCACCGCGGCCGCGGCCGACGCTCCCCCGCCCGAGGCATCGAAGATGACGCACGCGTGGCTGTTCACGGGCCCGCCCGGGGCCGGGCGGAACCAGGCGGCGCGGGCGTTCGCGGCGGCCCTGCAGTGCGTCAGCCCGGACCGGGCCCTCGGCGGCTCCCCGGGCTGCGGCTTCTGCGACGGATGTCACACCGCCCTGATCGGCACGCACGCCGACGTCACCACCGTCGCCGCGGTCGGCACACAGATCCTCGCCGACGACATGCGCGACACGGTCCGCAAGTCGTTCACGTCACCGGCGAACGGCCGCTGGCAGGTCATCCTCGTCGAGGACGCCGAGCGGCTGAACGAGAAGTCGGCCAACGCCGTCCTCAAGGCCGTGGAGGAGCCCGCCCCCCGCACGGTCTGGCTGCTGTGCGCCCCCTCCATCGAGGACGTCCTGCCGACGATCCGCTCCCGCTGCCGCCACCTGAACCTGAGCACGCCGTCGGTCGCCGCCATCGCCGACATGCTCGTCCGCCGTGAGGGCATCGAGCCGGACGTCGCCGCCGCGGCGGCCCGCGCGACCCAGGGCCATGTCGACCGGGCCCGTCGCCTGGCCACCGACCCTGCCGCCCGGGAGCGCCGCGCGGCCGTGCTGAGGCTGCCGCTGCGGGTCGACGAGATCGGCAGTGCCCTCAAGGCCGCCCAGGAGCTCGTCGACGCGGCCACCGAGGACGCCAAGCAGCTCGCGGAGGAGACGGACGCCAAGGAGACCGAGGAGATGAAGGCCGCCCTCGGCGCCGCCCAGGGCGGCCGCATGCCGCGCGGCACCGCGGGCGTGATGAAGGATCTGGAGGACAAGCAGAAGCGCCGCAGAACGCGCACGCAGCGTGACAGCCTCGACCTCGCCCTGACCGACCTCACGGCCTTCTACCGCGACGTCCTCGCCCTCCAGCTCGGCTCTCGCGTGGCCATCGCCAACGCCGACGCCGAGGACGCCCTGGAGCGCCTCGCCCGCAGCAGCTCCCCGGAGTCCACGCTCCGCCGCATCGAGGCGGTCGCCGCCTGCCGCGACGCCCTCGACCGGAACGTGGCCCCGCTGCTCGCGGTGGAAGCCATGACGATGGCGCTCAGAGCGGGCTGA
- a CDS encoding alpha/beta hydrolase encodes MDTRRTPRSADRSVSRSGGPHRRTRGAVSTAAGLLATAALLVSACSSGSSTTSATAAADEAALVALPRATPAALTSYYDQKPAWRGCGVPGFQCATIKAPLDYAEPAAGDVRLAVSRKKATGPGERLGSLLVNPGGPGGSAIGYVQAYAGIGYPAEVRARYDMVAVDPRGVARSEPVECLDGPEMDRHTQTDTTPDDAEETDGLVEAYRTFAEGCGADAPRLLRHVSTVEAARDMDIVRAVLGDEKLNYVGASYGTFLGATYAGLFPDRTGRLVLDGAMDPSLSARRLNLEQTAGFETAFRSFARDCVRHADCPLGGAGTSPDQVGKNLKAFFEKLDARPAATGDADGRRLTESLATTGVIAAMYDEGAWQQLREALTSAMKENDGSGLLALSDGYYERDADGGYSNLMFANAAVNCLDLPPAFDTPDEARRALPKFQKASPVFGEGLAWAALNCAYWPVHATGEPHRIEAKGAAPIVVVGTTRDPATPYRWAQALAGQLSSARLLTYEGDGHTAYGRGSSCIDRTINAYLLGGTPPKDGKRCS; translated from the coding sequence ATGGACACAAGGCGCACTCCCCGCTCCGCCGACCGCTCCGTCTCCCGTTCCGGCGGCCCGCACCGCCGGACCCGCGGCGCAGTCAGCACCGCGGCCGGCCTCCTCGCCACGGCCGCGCTGCTCGTCTCCGCCTGCTCCTCCGGGAGCTCGACGACGTCCGCCACGGCTGCGGCGGACGAAGCGGCACTGGTCGCGCTGCCGCGGGCCACCCCCGCGGCACTCACGTCGTACTACGACCAGAAGCCGGCCTGGCGCGGCTGCGGCGTCCCCGGCTTCCAGTGCGCCACGATCAAGGCGCCGCTCGACTACGCCGAGCCGGCCGCCGGAGACGTCCGGCTCGCCGTCTCCCGCAAGAAGGCCACGGGCCCGGGGGAGCGGCTCGGCTCGCTGCTCGTGAACCCCGGCGGGCCGGGCGGCTCGGCGATCGGCTACGTCCAGGCGTACGCGGGCATCGGCTACCCGGCCGAGGTCCGGGCCCGCTACGACATGGTGGCGGTCGACCCGCGCGGTGTGGCCCGCAGCGAGCCCGTGGAGTGCCTGGACGGGCCGGAGATGGACAGGCACACGCAGACAGACACCACGCCCGACGACGCCGAGGAGACCGACGGGCTGGTCGAGGCGTACCGGACGTTCGCCGAGGGCTGCGGCGCGGACGCGCCCCGGCTGCTGCGCCATGTGTCCACGGTGGAGGCGGCCCGGGACATGGACATCGTGCGGGCGGTGCTCGGCGACGAGAAGCTGAACTACGTGGGTGCCTCCTACGGCACCTTCCTCGGCGCGACGTACGCCGGGCTCTTCCCGGACCGGACGGGCCGGCTGGTGCTGGACGGCGCGATGGACCCGTCGCTGTCCGCGCGGCGGCTGAACCTCGAACAGACGGCGGGCTTCGAGACGGCGTTCCGGTCGTTCGCGCGGGACTGCGTACGGCACGCGGACTGCCCGCTGGGCGGCGCGGGCACCTCGCCCGATCAGGTCGGCAAGAACCTGAAGGCGTTCTTCGAGAAGCTGGACGCACGGCCGGCCGCCACCGGCGACGCCGACGGCCGCCGCCTCACCGAGTCGCTGGCCACCACCGGCGTGATCGCGGCCATGTACGACGAGGGCGCCTGGCAGCAGCTGCGCGAGGCGCTGACGTCGGCGATGAAGGAGAACGACGGCTCCGGGCTGCTCGCCCTCTCCGACGGCTACTACGAGCGGGACGCCGACGGCGGCTACAGCAACCTGATGTTCGCCAACGCGGCCGTGAACTGCCTCGACCTGCCACCCGCCTTCGACACCCCCGACGAGGCGCGCAGGGCGCTCCCCAAGTTCCAGAAGGCGTCCCCCGTCTTCGGCGAGGGCCTGGCGTGGGCCGCCCTGAACTGCGCGTACTGGCCGGTGCACGCCACGGGCGAGCCGCACCGCATCGAGGCCAAGGGCGCCGCCCCCATCGTCGTGGTCGGCACCACCCGCGACCCCGCGACCCCCTACCGCTGGGCGCAGGCCCTGGCCGGCCAGCTCTCCTCGGCCCGCCTCCTCACCTACGAGGGCGACGGTCACACGGCGTACGGCCGCGGCAGCTCGTGCATCGACCGCACGATCAACGCGTACCTCCTCGGCGGCACCCCTCCCAAGGACGGGAAGCGCTGCTCCTAA
- a CDS encoding YbaK/EbsC family protein: MSPFEQILDLLDREKATYRVVEHPAEGRSEEVSAVRGTTVSQGAKALVCRVKGIESPAVLAVLAGDRRADLKKVVAAVAGKKGGFAPSELAEQLTGCVVGAIPPLSLSGTLPVVVDAEFLAAHEEIAFNAGRLDRSVVMATEDYVRIVAPAVAPIAAPAVPAAAE; encoded by the coding sequence TTGAGTCCCTTTGAGCAGATCCTCGACCTTCTCGACCGGGAGAAGGCCACCTACCGCGTGGTCGAGCACCCGGCCGAAGGACGCTCCGAGGAGGTGTCCGCGGTGCGCGGCACGACCGTGTCGCAGGGCGCGAAGGCGCTCGTGTGCCGGGTGAAGGGGATCGAGTCCCCGGCGGTGCTGGCCGTGCTGGCGGGCGACCGGCGCGCGGACCTGAAGAAGGTCGTCGCCGCGGTCGCGGGCAAGAAGGGCGGCTTCGCCCCGTCGGAACTGGCCGAGCAGCTCACCGGCTGCGTGGTCGGCGCCATCCCGCCGCTGTCGCTGTCCGGGACGCTGCCCGTCGTCGTGGACGCGGAGTTCCTCGCGGCCCACGAGGAGATCGCTTTCAACGCGGGCCGGCTGGACCGGTCGGTGGTCATGGCCACAGAGGACTACGTCCGCATCGTGGCGCCCGCGGTGGCGCCCATCGCGGCGCCGGCGGTTCCGGCCGCCGCGGAGTAG
- a CDS encoding DMT family transporter, giving the protein MAATPWLAAPTPRIDAPIALSMLALGALSTGLAYLWNNNIVQAWGAVNAAAVTCLTPVVGVTAGVILLGERLTWNQPFGAVLVIAGIMAAHGTPRPAPRPAAVPETAAGAEAVDTGWRSARPAEQGRRTGTRTSWPRATTAPVPPRSTVASSKDSGDWLRRTESDGPGVHGAGGVRRRRSDGPHPWRLG; this is encoded by the coding sequence GTGGCGGCCACACCCTGGCTGGCGGCGCCCACGCCCCGCATCGACGCGCCGATCGCGCTGAGCATGCTGGCGCTGGGGGCCCTGAGCACCGGCCTCGCCTATCTGTGGAACAACAACATCGTCCAGGCGTGGGGTGCGGTGAACGCCGCCGCGGTCACCTGTCTCACCCCCGTCGTCGGTGTCACGGCGGGCGTGATCCTGCTGGGCGAGCGGCTGACGTGGAACCAGCCGTTCGGGGCGGTGCTGGTCATCGCCGGGATCATGGCGGCGCACGGCACGCCCCGCCCGGCGCCGCGGCCGGCGGCGGTGCCGGAGACGGCGGCCGGGGCCGAGGCGGTCGACACCGGCTGGAGGAGCGCGCGGCCCGCTGAGCAGGGCCGCCGGACCGGCACGAGGACGTCGTGGCCGCGGGCGACGACTGCTCCGGTGCCGCCCCGCTCCACGGTGGCGAGCTCGAAAGATTCCGGTGACTGGCTCCGTCGCACGGAGAGCGACGGACCCGGCGTCCACGGCGCTGGAGGTGTCCGACGCCGGCGTTCGGACGGGCCGCACCCGTGGCGGCTCGGCTGA
- a CDS encoding glycosyltransferase family 2 protein, translating into MGAPRIAVAVVTMGNRPEEVDALLESVAKQDVPPERIVIVGNGCPLPEFARRLSLPGEVTPVELDENLGCPGGRNAALARLREFGDIDVVVDLDDDGLLVDADVLRRVRDLYAADDRLGIVGFRIADELGETQQRHVPRIGTSDPLRGGYVTGFLGGGHALRMAMLDEVGDWPAEFFFAHEETDLAWRAADAGWRILYAPELLLQHPKTSPARHAIYYRVNARNRVWLARRRLPLALVPVHLGVWVLLTLARNRSGAGLRAWFGGFVEGVRESAGERRPMRWRTVWRLTRLGRPPVI; encoded by the coding sequence ATGGGGGCGCCCAGGATCGCCGTCGCCGTGGTCACGATGGGCAACCGGCCCGAGGAGGTCGACGCGCTACTGGAGTCGGTGGCCAAGCAGGACGTGCCGCCCGAGCGGATCGTGATCGTCGGCAACGGCTGCCCGCTGCCCGAGTTCGCCCGGCGGCTGTCGCTGCCCGGCGAGGTCACCCCGGTCGAGCTCGACGAGAACCTCGGCTGCCCCGGCGGGCGGAACGCGGCCCTCGCGCGGCTGCGGGAGTTCGGCGACATCGACGTCGTGGTGGATCTGGACGACGACGGTCTGCTCGTCGACGCCGATGTGCTGCGCCGCGTGCGGGACCTCTACGCCGCGGACGACCGGCTCGGCATCGTCGGCTTCCGCATCGCCGACGAGCTGGGCGAGACGCAGCAGCGGCACGTGCCCCGGATCGGCACCTCGGACCCTCTGCGGGGCGGGTACGTCACCGGGTTCCTCGGCGGCGGGCACGCGCTGCGGATGGCCATGCTCGACGAGGTCGGCGACTGGCCCGCCGAGTTCTTCTTCGCGCACGAGGAGACCGATCTGGCCTGGCGCGCGGCCGACGCGGGCTGGCGCATCCTGTACGCGCCCGAACTGCTGCTCCAGCACCCGAAGACCTCGCCCGCCCGGCACGCCATCTACTACCGCGTGAACGCCCGCAACCGGGTCTGGCTGGCCCGCCGCCGGCTGCCGCTCGCGCTCGTCCCCGTCCATCTCGGCGTCTGGGTGCTGCTCACCCTGGCGCGGAACCGGTCGGGCGCCGGGCTGCGGGCGTGGTTCGGCGGATTCGTGGAAGGTGTACGGGAGTCGGCGGGAGAGCGGCGGCCCATGCGCTGGCGTACGGTGTGGCGGCTCACCCGGCTGGGGCGTCCGCCCGTCATCTGA